The genomic window CTTATATTGATACTGACTAGTGGGGAGATCCCAATAATCGGTAGGCCATTACTAGGTCTGTAGGTCTTGTATATTTTTAGATACAATAATTTCATAGAGAagcaagaagcaacaaaagaTTTGTCATCCACTGAAGCAGAATATGGAGTTATGACCTTAACTAAAAATTGTTTGGTTAACAAGTTTGATCAAAGATATGAGAATCAACTTAGAAGGACTATTTATTATGGTATGACAGCAAAAGTGCCATTTGTATTTCCATTAATCATACATCCAATGAGTGAaccaaacacattgaattaaattaTGCCCCTTGTGAGAGAAAAAATTCTGAACAAGACCATTGAATTATTCTGTTACATCAGATTTTTAGTCAgcagatttcttcaccaaacaGCTTGGAgctccttgattttcttttcttcctagCAAACTTTTGGTGATTTCACCATAAGTTCCATGGGGAGGGGTtatcaatgtattttttgtaattatttattttccttattgtttatcatttttttttctactttctcGGTCTCTTTTGGTGTTGTTGAAATAGTTTTGGGACCTCTGTCACATACTTGTGGGGTGCGGcaatttttaaaagaacttGGGTGAAAgtacaacaatatatatatatatatatatatatatatatatatatatatatatatatatatatatatatcattactttttttatgcattttttttttaattttctaatcaTTACTTTATTGAAATAAATGCAAACGAGGGGAAATGAGCAagaggggagagagggagggaaaaataagagaggaaaacaagagagatgaagagagagGGTGGGTTTTTACAGATATCTTGCTACATTGAAGTGGCTAGTCTTTGGTCATCAGTCATCGGAAGAAACTGGCTTTTGCACTTGCAGGTCTTTGGTCATAAAAGAAACTGGCTTTTGCCCTGGATCGCTGCAAGCAGGATGCTGGAAGAAGTGACTGTATTTTCCTTAATCGTAGAGAAGGGCAAGCATGGTCAGCAGCCCACGTGCACCCAACTCACGTTTACAGCATCTGAAGCTGAAGCAGGACCCAGGCCAAATCCTCACTCACACCAGTCATGTAGATGCGGGTGCTGCACCTATGTTGGTGCATCGATGTACACATAGGTTGGGGGTCGGAACTTTATAATGGCTAAACTACCTGGAAGGATTTACTAGAAGATGTGAGTCAAAGAACCAGTTATCATATTTTATGAACATAAGCAACCTATTGAAACGGTTTACATTATGTTTATTACAACAAGTCCTTAGGAAAGTTATTGACCTATCATCCGTCACACCTAAATATCAACTAGTAAACTTCTTTATAGAAACTCTTGCATCACCGTTTTTCCTAGCAAACATTAAGTTAGAACACCTgaaattttctctccttttttttcttttttcaggagAGGGTCTTAAATTTTGTGTATGAATGTGTCCCTAATCtctatgcacacacacacacacacacacacagatatatatatatgtatatatatagtacttGTGCatatgtttatactttatacctAATGGATtattacatatacatacatataaacatactctatataatatttcaTACACCCTACTTTTAACAATAGGGAATCATGGTTTCCATTAATAACATTCCACCAGCCAAGTAGCCATAAGCTTAACTAAGTGTTAGGCTATTTGATAAAGAGTATCTCAAACATATGATGAAGTTTAACCATGAGCAGACTGCATCCATCGGGCAAATATGGGTTCGACTAAGAAGTATTTTTCTGGAGTACCAAAAGCAAGCATGAAATCAAGAAAGACACATAGAAGAACATTAACTGAAACACCGTACCTATGGGCAGGcaaagaaactgaaaatttcaCGCGGTAtcttttgttgaaaaacaaTCTACTTGTTTTTGTACCCTttgttcaaagagaaaatggaTCAGAAAATATTGGATTAAAACCCATGGGACTTAAAGAATGACggaagggaataaaagaaaataataaagaaaggaaaCCAGATTTCAAATACATAAATTCAAATTCTGAAAGGTCCTTTATGATTCTTGAAGAATGAGGGACAAGGGGATTGATCGAgaaaaacttctttttcttattataagaACATTGTCAGTTGATCTGTATATAGTCTGGTGAAAAAATAATCTTCCTCTCTACCATAATTCAAAATGAAACATGTACAATTCAAACACAAAAGCATGACTAGTTACTCTTCAAGATAAATTGGACGAAGGGAGGAGATTCtcaaaacaaggaagaagatcTAATCCCTTCAAAATAGTTGAATGAGGAGTGGTATAAGGTGGTCATCACTACAAAAGGATATTGATAAACCCCCCAAACCATGGGTCTTGCacaatatatgtgtgtatgtatgtatttatgtgtgtgtgtacatatatatataatgcatacaCTAAGACATAcgtatatacataatatatataatatccgATATACATTTCTATATGTACTTCACTGTATTCCTAtccttttctttaataaatGGCAGAGTGGTCATCGTGGAAGATCCCTCATTCTAAAATTCTGGCAGCAAGGCATAGTGCAATAGCTAGATGGCTGTGTTTATGTAAACAAAGGCTTTTGCAGCTACTATTATGTTTTCGTCCTTCTATGATTAATTCAATGAAAGGTATAATTTTTCTAGGTTATGCTTTTGCACTTATAAGCTTCtatcttgtgaatgtgtgtaGCTCTTAGATGCGAATATGATTCACAATTATATTCATGTTTTTGGAGTAATACCTCAATTAATTACTCATGGGGAATGCAATTCCTAACAaccttttgagttttgacataCATTAACAAAATTTTGTGGGTTATAAAAGAGTCGCATATCATCTTAAACACTTGTCATCAGTCATACCACTAAAGCAAAGATACCTTAATTGAAGTTGAATATTGCACAATTGCTTTAGTATCATCTGCATGATCTCGATTCATATGAGACTGCAAAATTTGAAACGGTGTGAGAGatacactttatatatatatatatatatatatatatatatatcgcgagagagagagagagagacacacacacacacacacacatgtagaCAAAAGACCTTCCATCTGATCTTTCTCAAAGTTTGaatttccctttttctgaaaacGAAAGGAAAATGAGGAATTTATAAAAATTGACAAAGAATCctctgcacacacacatatatatatatagataaaaaaCCTTCCATCTGATCTTTCCCAAAGTTTGAATGCTTACACTctgaaaaccaaagaaaaatgataatttataaaatttgacaaagatTCCTCTGCAGAAAAAATCCTATTTCAAACTTCTATCACCATAGATAAACTACATTACCGAGATGGGTTTTGAAAATTGAGATATTTGATCCACTTTTGCAGCTTTATATTCCTCCCCTGTAAATTCTGGAAGATATTCACAACCAATTACAAGGTTGTAGTGCAACTACCTTTAAGTTCTTAGAAATGTTCTATAAGTAGAGTCAACAATTTTCCATTTGAAAACCAATCACAAGAAGTCTAAAAAATAGACAATTGCATGTAAATAACAAAATCTTACCACAAAAAACAGAAGATGAATAATATAAAAATCTCTAGTTACAAATAATAGTGTGCACATAACAAACAAACAAGAGGAAGCATAATTCAAGAACTCCACCAGTCTGTTAAGGGTTTCTTAGTAGTTGATCACATATATAATGAGTCAATTACATCAGAAAAAGCATAACCTTAATCTACAAAATATGTCAGAGAGGACTGGACAGTTTTTGTTCGACCTTGTCAGTCTTCTTCATGATAGGTGCAGAAAGGCATGGCATGTCATGAACCTACAGCTTTGagcatataaataaaaaaaaaatcttcttttctaAAGCTTGGTCATATCATACCTCCTGAACGTAGAAATGCAGTAGCAACCCCAGACACATAGTGTACAGCCTTTGGTTCAATTGTCATAAACTTGAAGTCGCCAAAATCAACCTTCAATAGAAAAGAACATGTTCACTATAGCACTCAACAATCAGCAAAAATTTTACAACGTGAACTACTACCCAGAAGGCCTCAGGATGTCTTTTCAGGTATAAACTGCGGACTACATCTCTTTTCTCCTCAGGAACCTGTGATAAGAAACCCATGAATAAGTGAGCAACTATCAGAAACAATAGCAATGTAACAACTGCACCATAAAAAAGAATTACACAAACGAAAAATATAGAGTTCAAGATAGTTCTTTGACCACACATTTTGGTGAGTATCAGAAGAGCTTTTCATGCTacaaaagattgaaaaccaacAGATAGATGCCACACATTTTGGTGAGGATCAGAAGAGCTTTTCATGCTacaaaagattgaaaaccaacAGATAGATGTATGATACCAGTTCGACAAAGTAAACTGGGGTCAAATAAAATCTCACTGCTTCCCCATGTTGCGTACTTTATCACAGTTCACAATTTCTATTCGAAAAATACATTTTCTTTAACGAATATCAGAAatcaaagaaacaaaggaacctctttcttttcaaaaaattgttgcCATATGTTATAAAACTAAAACCAAATAGTTCAAGTTGTTTCACACTGCTAACAGTTCACTTTGTCAGCCCCAAGGAACTCACACACTTGGCACATAGTCTCACTTAGGAAACAGAGTGATGAATACCGTCAAACCAACAGACAGATGCACGATACCAGTTCGACAAAGTATATACATGATTTACaagtatatgtcatatatattatatacatatatcgtAGATGTGTGGGTGTTTTTAccttcattttattgattttattaaTAAACCAAGTTTGACCAACTCGAGAAACTGATCTCAATGGTTCCAACTAAACTTTCAAGACAACTGAGAACATGAAAAAGAATCTACACCtttatttgcttattttttgcatattataaGTACAATTCCTAAATAACCTCTAGTTTGGCTAGTCACGAAGTACTCCTAAAACATACAATTTTGAGGCATCTGGTGTGATTTCATCATTTGGACCAcatataagtttttaaaaatgtcCAAACTATGTCATGTATAGGCCTTATCTACAAACTTTTATGGGAAAGATGTAGAACAATGTGAGTAAGAGGCTCAACATTTGGCTCTTTAAGACGAGAATTTGCAGATATTTTCTCCTTCTCATAGTGAAGACATATTGTTATTGAGTATATTTCATGAACACAAAGTTTCATGAACACAAAGTTGATTGCCAGAATAACATGATTAAATTGActttaaattttccttttcctaaaAGATCATTTCTGGCACAACCTAACATATACTTTCTTTGTCTATGAactaatgaaattatgaaactaATGTATAATgtagaagccaaaaaaaaaaaaagaaaaagaaaaagacaaggtGAACATCTGATTGACAAAATCAGAATCAAACCAGTATGacatttcaatttttgtaaagaATTAGAGTTCTGGGGAACTAGGAGAAATATACCCAAGAATACAATGTTCTAAACATCAGCCAATACATACTATGAAGCATGAACCATACATACACCACAGTTGAACAAACTTATGCCACAAAGAAACATCCCATAAATTTCAGGGGCAATCCGCATACTAGTAATAATAGAAAGGTGCACCATGAAACTAGAATAACATCGCAAAACATAGAAAATAACGTACAAAAATAGCATCACCATAAAGAGTGACTACTAGTTCACTCTTATCTTCAGGATCCCTTGTCACAAGCAAACAGCATTTAGGATTCGACATAAGGTTCTGCAAACAGCCAACATGTTCAAGAAATTAACCTTGCATTAATCAGAAACCAAATATGCagcatgaaaaagaaaattgtccTCCATATAAAGGAGCTCAAAGGGGAACACCAAAAAGTTCTTTTTTGGTAGAAAAATAAACGCACAATGAAAATACCTTCATATGGACCGACAAAGAACTGATTGATAATATTGGAGACCCGCTGCCATCACAAGTGAAGTCAACTAGAGAACCAGATGGGTAACCTTCATGCTTCTGAAGATATGAAATAAGATGATGAGTAAAGAGTACAGCCGGAAAACTTCCGACCCAGCACCATGAAAGACAAggtgaaggaaaaaaattaaccaTATAAAACATCTATCAGTAGGAAGAACTTCATCGGTGCTAGACAATTCCATTGGCAtgtataacaaataaaaataaagatgtccagaaaagacaaaagaaagcaaaggaaTTACAAAGCAGGAAATCTAAAGTatcaaacttgaaaaataaatatgtagTTTACGTGCTTAAAAATTAACTATGCACATTAAGTACTtgcttttacaaatttttacaaCTAGATCAAGGGCATTTTCTCCATTTTCAGGGACCGGCAATATATGATGTCAAAAGCTTAGCCAGGCCCTCAGGCTTGGGTGGTCACCTAGCCTAGTTATTCCTAGGCGATTTACCATTTGAAAACATGTATGCCATCACTGCCTTGCTTAGGCACTCAATAACCGGTTTTTTCTTTGACAACAtaaagttttgttcttttttctcttttctgagagatttgttttcttcttcagtttttatgcattcttttcattttgttgcttcatgtgattttacattaaaaatttatacaCGTAATGCATGTGCACATCCACTCCTAATTAAAATCACAGTTATAGTGCATATATTTTTAATCCTTTGaatatttatatgtttcttttggttttctgaaCTCTACTTTGCATATGTGGGTACCATTTTTTAAtaacattttcttgtttattagaaTGACAATTGAAGACAGTATTATAACAAACAGTAAGTTCAAATGAAAGTTGTGATATTGAGATCCACTTTTTTAGTAAGATTAGTATATTTAGGGTCTTGTTTTAGGACTTCAGGTTCTAGCTATTGGCATCTAAGAAACTATAAGATTTTTCATGCCATATAACATTGAAAAGAAGTGATATTTACTTGCGaacttttttcttatgttatatAGCTTGTAAACATTAATTGTTCAACTTTAttaaatttgatatttcaaactgTTAGTTATGCATATTATCATGTTATGAAAGGCTTAATGCATTTATGTTACTGTGCTTTCccattattttattgttttaacttATAAATTGATAGTTACAAGTTTTTTACAGAGAAATGTTTCagttttatcattaattttaacaattttgCATTTTATTGATTTCCTTTTCTGAGGGGAAACCACTTAATTCGCCTAGTGCTGCCTAGCCCCACCAGGCTCTAGGAGTATATAACTGCCTAGGCTACATCTGATGCATTTGACAACATAGCTGGCAAAGAAGGACATTGAATATCAGAGAGTGAGAAGTTATGCGCAGATCTTGCTTTTCCATGATAGAGTTGCAGAACGCATTATCAATGATGAACCTATATATAAGTGCATGTTCAtgctgagaaagaaaaaaaatgttacaaaagATCTTTAGCAAGTAGTGGCAATAAAAGGATGGCTACAGAGAACAAATCCAAAAGAAACAACAGTTTAGCTCATTAGTTGTTGGTAAGTTTTCACTCTAATGAAACTCTAGTCACGCACATGAGAAGTTTTTCTATCCAATGTAACAGACCATGCAACACTTGTCAAACCCTGCCAGAAAACTCCAGGCTGTTCTGGCTAAAAGTTAGGGTTAAGCTCATagtcaccaaaaaaaaaaaaaaaaatctcagtcTTCTATCAGCAAGGTCTTCCTTCCAGTAAATTTGTTCTTATTGGCAAAATATGGGTAATtacaaaatttaataaatataaaaattgaaaacataaacaaaaataaaaaaaatattaaaatgtaaaaatcccaaataatgaattaatgcatatttttaaaaaatcacaatgaaaatagaaacatGTTATTTTTGGTTTTGGCAACGTATACCAAGAACACCTCAATGTTTTTGTACATGTTCTAtttgttttccttatttttccattttaaggCAATATTATGAAAAGAAGGTATACTTGTGAGAAGTATTTAGCCCATAGGCAATGGCAATGTAATGAAACAACTCCAACCACTGTTCTTCAATGTATAAGGAATATATTTcacaaacaagaaaggaaaaaaattataattcaatCCCAGAAAGGCTGTCAAGACGCCTTATTTAGAAGTAGTAGTTGAAACCTGCTCAAAATAgaataaaagagagaagaggacCTGGCATTAGTGCCAATGGCTCTGCCgagcaaaaacttaaaaaaacaaaaaaaattaaaaaaataaaatacactaaacctttctttgaaaaattgcaaaaaatatcataataaaaatatgataaaatgtGTTCACTATAATAATGTTTTCCAAGACATCATgatcttttcatcttttttcttaattttactGTTTTTAGTGCAATATCTTGAAAAAAGCAGTGATATTTGTAACAGTGGTATGGCCAAATGGACAGTGAAACAAATTGCTGATCTTGATGTACAATGAATGAGTAGTGTGCTTTCCACTCACAAACTCACTCTAAAGAGCAAAAAATGCTCTTCAATATTAACTCAAATCACAAATACACTTCACAaacaagtgaaagaaaaaattatattcaattcACAAAGGCTGTCAGAAACCTTATTTACAAGAAGGaattcaatctcttaaaaagaccaaaagagaaaagaggaactAGCAGTTGGTACCAATGGCTAGCTCTGcataaaacaaaatacaaaaaggaaataaaatcacaaaaacgatggagaaaaaaatacaaaaataaacacaaaacTGGACACAGCCAAACAAGCTCAAAATCactgctttcttttttcctgaaatAAATGGATCCTTTCACTTTCATTACAACCAACatcatcctatatatatatatatatatatatatatatatatatatatatattatgtttatatatatgccACCCATGTGTAATGTGATATTTATGTATGCTTTGAACACTCCCTTCCTCAACCAACACTTCCCCACACCCCATCTCCCCCCACCAaaccccccccccaaaaaaaaacccACCTCTCTCCAAAACTTATTGTGTAACAAGCGCAAGTTTGCTATACAAGAGCTTTCATAAAGTTCACAACTGACTCAGGGTGTAACATATGATAAGATGGTCGTTGTCAAACATCCCTGTCAAAGAAGATGATAATCCACCTCTATAAGCTTTGTTTGGTCATGAAGGAAAAAACCATCTATATGATCAGGCTTTCTGTCATTTTACATACTGTGAACCTAAGCAGCCAAATCATGACTTGCCACAAACCAGAAACCCTTATACCAGCTTGTCTCATTAGGTTTtctgagaaagagtgagagataACTTTGATGATATAGGTGATATTTTAATGAtttcagaaacacaaaaaagaaaaatgagtgaataattaaacaaagttaaaataaagaaaaagagaataaggagaaaaaaatggaaagcgtagggagagaaaaagaagaaatgtgCTCCTCTAATAATTAAGAAagtcaaaataaagaaatgtatTCTCTACAAATGGAGGGTAACACAgtaaaatgactaaaaaaagCTAGTGGTTTCATTCTGCTATTTGGAAAGGAGAGGTTTTCTGTGAACAACTTCTTAGTTCaatgtgaagatccaaaacaatagcTTCTTTTTGTTGTATTAGCAAGAGTTGGGcacttttttgtaaatattcatgtatatgtgtgtatgtgtatgaaaaagatatatattgatataaatacattttctaacaattcaGCATATAAGAAAATCTTGTGGCAGTGAAAACAAAAGTAACTTTTAATGActaaaggaaatgaaaaaggaaagcattTACAATTGTCAGACAGATATGTCATCTGACATCCAATAAAGGTTCATCATAGACACACAACTAGCTAGAGACTAGAGTACCTTAGCTACTTCATTGTTAAGATACACATCATAGAATATGACATGACATGTGTGACATTAATATGATGGAATAAACAAGAAACATAAATAATGTTGTAAATCCTTAGCTTTAAAGAAGCATTCTCAATTCATGTATGAGATGAACAGGAAgcatattttggatttaattccCCAACTTCAGAGAAACATTTGAGATCAATGTACTGCAGTGAGGACCAAAACAGAAGTACATTGAATCTCATATTTCATCTGATAAAAACTACCCTTTGCCCTATATACTATAGGAAATTAGAGATAGATTTGGATAGCTCAGAGCTTTTACAATATTTAGAATAATGCTGCTCATAAATCCTTTTTCTGAGGCATTCACAAAAATATGGTGTGATATGAGCAATTTCTCAGACTTTAAGAGCAAGAATCTTCAATTGGTTTATCTGTATTGCTTCAGTTAGGTTGTGATATGGATCTAAAGCATACACTGATATGGATAGCTTTAAGTTGCCCTTTAGTGAACAGAGGTACATCATGACTGGAAAAAAGAAGATACATGTTGAACTTAGAGGATACATATTACACCATGATTGTGAATCAGAAGAAAGGTTTCAATAATGGCAATGAAACGACAACTTGATTTGGCGTCTCGCAAGGGATTTGCAATTTCTATTGCTTCTTAcagtcaaacaaaaaatttttagaattaCTGCATCTATATGAATGAAGTCATGAACCAGAACAGATCACTTTGGGATTCTGGTTCTTCCCCAAACAAAAATGAATCTATTCGATGAATTAAAAATGCAAAGTCCGTCACCAAGTTCACATGGATTCTCTAGGCTATTGATGAGTACTCCTGATTCATGTAAAAGCAATGTTCAGGGGAACAAAGAACctgagaaaatgtagaaagaacaCCCCTTAAGTTGTTGTCCAGCATTGTCCGAACTTCATCAACCGGTGATAAACGAGCAGCTTTTTCCTACAAGGAAAATATTAATCTTTAACTTATCAGGTAAGTGGTCAGAATTTAGACTGATTAATTTTTGCATACAGAAATAAAGTATTATACCAGTACAGGGTGAACTTCTGAGAAGCCAAAAAAGAAGATTGAAGAAGTCCAAGAGTTGAAAaggagaacaaacaaaaaaaaaaaaacctgagaTATCTATGTTGAAGCATATGTTTACCTGATGAGATTCAAGAAGATTGTAGAAATTTCCCCCATTGCTTACATCTCCAGGAGTTGTCTAAATTGGAACAAATTCCAAATGAACTTATGTATTAGAAGGACAGTCTGCCTTCTCTCAGTCCAGCTCTGTAAATGCAATAAGCTGACTGACACAAAAACACTAATATATTCCAAAAAACATACAAACTGATCAAATAACATGACTTATGTTCCCAGAAACATTGCAAATTCACCACAATCATTCCAGCCTAAAGGTCATACAGATAATTATCAAAAAAGGTCTCAAGATCTACCGAAAGGAGCATTAACTTGTGGTAATAACTCGTTGAATAAATTTTATACCATCTTTTTCTATACTTAATGTGTCATTCAAACAAGTCGAATGCCAGTCCGCAAAAAAAACccttgtaaaaaaaaagggaggggaCTCATAAAGCTACTTACAAGAACATAAGGTTACATACAACCATTTAGAGATGCTTAGGCTATTGTATAACGATTCAGACACACAAAATAGTTCTGCAGTATATTTTCTTATGTCCATTATAGAAGAAGagcataaaaaagagaaaatatgtcTATCCACGAAAGGTTAAAAAGATAACAGAAACACAGAACATGATGGAACAAGGTAGTTAGGACTACGTTAGTGTTTTCATACAAGATCAGATGCAGATGGTATCCAGCAAAAGTATTCAGAAGCACAACCATGATAGGATGAGCACCAAATCGTATCTACGAGTAAAAGTTTTCACTATGTTAGACAACCACTCAGATGTATGGTATGAGCTGAGGCCATCTACAGATGATATACTCTTTGCCAAAATTCGTAACTTCATGTGACAAAAATTATAACTGTCTTATAAGGCTGTTCTCCAtttaaatgttgaattatacATTGTtcttttcaagcaattctttgGTAAAAGCTAATGAGGTGCCTTTGGAGGCATCGAATTAGTGCCACCTTTCTCAACCAGGAAATGGAGAAACTTTAAAACACAACTATGTGGAGAACTTGACATTGCAAGAACGaaacagaaaagagaaggaatCATTTATCTGACATACGTAGCTCTAAAAATCTTCAACCATTAATATTTGCCTACACGGTATATCTAAacatttttaattataaagatTTCTCCACTTGCATACATCTGAAGAAGCTTCAATTACCAATAAAACATGCTCCATACTTGATATATATACTCCAAAACAAGGAACAAGTTTATCAAAAATATATCTACGACAACAAAAACCATCTAATTTGACGCACAcgcgcagagagagagaagagaaactACCTGTTGAGATGGCTGAGAAGACGAAGATTCCATGGCCGAAGCAAGGTATAAGGTTTTAGAACGACCCAACCGCTGCTGGGGTCGAGTGAGCCTGGGATTGGAACTCGGAGCGAAGGAGGAAAAACATCGAAGAATAAAGCGGCCATGTATATATGGTAAGAAGTAGGTATGGCAGGTGGAAGGCCTCACCAGAGACGCAGACGTCACCCCCACCgccaccatctctctctctctccccccctctcgCGGCACCAATgtctttgaaaataaaaaaggaagaggggaaaatgagaaaatctcTTCGGGGCCTGCTGGAAGCCTGGAAACGAccgttcatttttttccaaaaagggCCCTCATTATGGCCTGTTTCTTATAAACGGCATAACTGATCATAATTATTGTAGAAAAACCCCTACCTTTTAAACAATTGGACGGGACGAACCATCCGTCGGTAAAGAATGACAGGTAGTTTTGACTTGATCATTGCATATCTTTAACTGTAGAATCATGGAttatcaaaagagaaaagtaTTATAATGCACTTGATGGATTGGTTTTTAATTCGAGTTGACCGACAAAATAATTGGAGATTGGACAAATCAGATCATTATTAAAATCATTTGGGAATTGATCAAATTGTGAATATATACTTTCTATATAGAAAACTAGACTGCAACAGATGAAACAATATAGAACAATGAGGATATAGAAAATAgtattaaaattctaaaaatgcACCCCATGCCCCTTTTGGATTAGACCTTGCATCAACCCAAAGGTTT from Nymphaea colorata isolate Beijing-Zhang1983 chromosome 6, ASM883128v2, whole genome shotgun sequence includes these protein-coding regions:
- the LOC116256776 gene encoding uncharacterized protein LOC116256776 — protein: MVAVGVTSASLVRPSTCHTYFLPYIHGRFILRCFSSFAPSSNPRLTRPQQRLGRSKTLYLASAMESSSSQPSQQTTPGDVSNGGNFYNLLESHQEKAARLSPVDEVRTMLDNNLRGVLSTFSQKHEGYPSGSLVDFTCDGSGSPILSISSLSVHMKNLMSNPKCCLLVTRDPEDKSELVVTLYGDAIFVPEEKRDVVRSLYLKRHPEAFWVDFGDFKFMTIEPKAVHYVSGVATAFLRSGEFTGEEYKAAKVDQISQFSKPISSHMNRDHADDTKAIVQYSTSIKVEFAHMLDVDSHGFNVKAGYQGNTFVLRIPFPRRAVDRKDVKNLIVEMLQSAKSAGLPT